One Gimesia sp. DNA window includes the following coding sequences:
- a CDS encoding DUF1501 domain-containing protein has protein sequence MRSPLIELQLQENRRQFFGRASTGIGVAALSSLLNRDLHSSETTSSASRIGGLPGIPHFAPKARRVIYLLQSGAPSQVDLLDHKPSLEKLHLTELPDSVRKGQRLTGMTAGQKKFPVVKSPWKFQQHGESGTWISELLPHMGKVADDICVINSMHTEAINHDPAITFFQSGHQQPGRPSIGAWLSYGLGSETENLPSFVVLLSKNSFHQAQPLYDRLWGSGFLSSKYQGVKFRSQGDPVLYLSDPAGSSDSQRRVLLDRLAKLNQFRAEEIGDPEINTRIAQYEMAYRMQTSVPELADISDESASTLELYGDDVKEPGTHAANCLLARRLAERGVRFIQVFHRGWDHHSNVQKHLPTLTRQTDQGSAALIADLKQRGMLDETLVIWGGEFGRTVYSQGNPQSFGRDHHPRCFSIWMAGGGIKPGITYGQTDDYCYNITKNPVHVHDFHATILHCLGVHHEQLTYRFQGRDYRLTDVHGNVIHDILT, from the coding sequence ATGCGCTCCCCCTTGATTGAGTTACAACTGCAGGAGAACCGGCGTCAGTTTTTCGGACGTGCCAGTACCGGCATCGGCGTGGCTGCCCTGTCGTCATTACTCAATCGCGACCTGCATTCCAGCGAGACAACCAGCAGTGCTTCACGGATTGGTGGCCTTCCGGGGATACCCCACTTCGCTCCTAAAGCCAGGCGAGTGATCTATCTGCTCCAGTCAGGAGCACCTTCCCAAGTCGACTTGCTCGATCATAAACCGTCCCTCGAAAAACTGCATCTGACCGAACTGCCTGACAGCGTTCGCAAAGGGCAGCGACTGACGGGCATGACCGCCGGTCAGAAAAAATTCCCTGTCGTCAAATCCCCCTGGAAATTCCAGCAGCACGGTGAGTCTGGTACATGGATCAGTGAGCTGTTACCGCATATGGGAAAAGTTGCCGATGATATTTGCGTGATTAACTCCATGCACACGGAGGCAATTAACCATGATCCCGCCATCACGTTCTTTCAGTCAGGACATCAGCAACCGGGGCGACCAAGTATTGGGGCCTGGCTCAGTTATGGACTGGGAAGCGAAACAGAAAACCTGCCCTCATTTGTCGTGCTGCTCAGCAAAAACTCGTTTCACCAGGCCCAACCGCTTTATGACCGCCTGTGGGGCAGCGGCTTTTTATCCTCGAAATATCAGGGAGTCAAGTTTCGCAGCCAGGGTGACCCGGTACTCTACCTGAGTGACCCAGCCGGCAGCAGCGATTCACAAAGACGCGTGTTGCTGGATCGACTGGCAAAACTCAATCAGTTCCGCGCTGAGGAAATTGGTGACCCGGAGATTAATACACGCATTGCCCAATACGAAATGGCGTATCGCATGCAGACCTCGGTTCCTGAACTGGCCGATATCTCGGATGAGTCCGCCAGTACGCTCGAACTGTATGGTGACGATGTCAAAGAGCCGGGAACGCATGCAGCGAACTGTCTTCTCGCACGGAGACTGGCCGAACGCGGCGTTCGCTTCATTCAAGTCTTTCACCGCGGCTGGGATCACCATAGCAATGTCCAGAAGCACTTACCGACCCTGACCAGGCAAACCGACCAGGGATCAGCTGCACTGATTGCGGATTTAAAACAGCGCGGGATGCTGGACGAAACACTGGTGATCTGGGGCGGCGAATTTGGCCGGACCGTCTATTCGCAAGGGAATCCTCAATCGTTCGGCCGGGATCATCACCCGCGCTGCTTTTCGATCTGGATGGCGGGCGGAGGGATTAAACCCGGAATCACTTACGGGCAAACCGACGATTACTGCTATAACATCACAAAAAACCCGGTGCATGTACATGACTTCCACGCCACGATCCTGCATTGCCTGGGGGTCCACCACGAACAGCTGACCTATCGGTTCCAGGGACGAGATTATCGTCTGA
- a CDS encoding PSD1 and planctomycete cytochrome C domain-containing protein: MNAIKMVLIVIPISLLTCVAQAEESVEFNRDVLPILSNHCFTCHGPDSATRAAGLRLDRQESAIGSADSGRKAIIPGKADASELIQRITAENESDRMPPVDGPKPLSAKQIAILKTWIDQGAEYEAHWTFKAPLQPEIPQPRNTTWPKNKIDFFVLARLEREELQPALTASRETLIRRVAFDLTGLPPTLQEIDAYLADRSPDAYAKMVDRYLASPAYGEHMTRHWLDLARYADSNGYQYDTEREQWIWRDWVINAYNENKPFDEFTIEQLAGDLLPDATDQQRLATGFNRNHSITIEGGIIDEEYRTEYVMDRLVTTGEVWLALTIGCARCHDHKFDPISQKEFYQLYAFFNQVPERGMRGFSPKQRIPSPLAREEQQKFATQLAHLQEELKKPLDIDQHLNRWIQQLSADPEHGWTVLEPLTMESSGGTTLTRLPDQSILASGANPRHDVYEITAQTNTTSLTAIRLEALTHESLPGGGPGRHSNSNFVLSELELTAVSIKDPSQKQVVKFSKAIADYSQNQYEIAHVIDGSVSGNNGWAVDGPSRKLPATAMLIAESPFGFAGGTELQFRLRHEANFATHGVGRPRLSITSDVPGNLQFHGIPADIRQIAAKPQQNRTDSEQKKLREYFLSHHNPRQKWEQQIAELKKQQQAAIPETMIMQEMAQPRATYLLDRGQYNEPREQVSPDVPAIFPSLPATAPRNRLGFARWLVHPEHPLTARVAVNRYWQRVFGLGLVKTAEDFGVQGEFPSHPELLDWLALEFIRSGWDIKQMQRLILNSATYQQTSHVGPDLYIRDPENRLLARGPRMRLAAEEIRDATLRASGLLVEQVGGKSVYPYQPAGLWLELNNRPNYSKEYPQGTGEDLYRRSLYTFWKRTVPSPMLKTLDAPGREFCTIRRSRTNTPLQALLLLNGPQFVEAARKLAERMLSEGGQSVDQQIQYGFRLVTARHPTAAELTLFRSAYEADLMFYARNQPATQRLLKVGDSPSNSSLPQTELAACTNLARLFLNLDETITKE; this comes from the coding sequence GTGAACGCAATCAAGATGGTTCTGATCGTCATTCCGATATCCTTGTTGACGTGCGTTGCGCAGGCGGAAGAATCAGTCGAGTTTAACCGTGACGTCCTCCCGATTCTCTCGAACCATTGCTTCACCTGCCATGGCCCTGATTCGGCAACACGGGCAGCCGGTCTGCGTCTGGATCGTCAAGAGTCGGCCATCGGCAGCGCTGACTCCGGCCGGAAAGCGATCATCCCCGGCAAAGCGGATGCCAGCGAACTCATTCAGCGGATCACTGCAGAGAACGAAAGTGATCGCATGCCACCAGTGGATGGTCCGAAACCGCTGAGTGCAAAACAGATCGCGATCCTCAAAACCTGGATTGACCAGGGAGCTGAATACGAAGCTCACTGGACCTTCAAAGCACCATTGCAACCAGAGATTCCCCAGCCCCGTAATACCACCTGGCCGAAAAACAAGATCGATTTTTTTGTACTGGCCCGCCTGGAACGGGAAGAATTACAACCAGCCCTGACGGCCAGCCGCGAAACATTAATTCGTCGCGTAGCCTTTGATCTGACCGGCCTGCCACCCACGCTACAGGAAATCGACGCATACCTTGCCGATCGTTCTCCAGACGCCTATGCGAAAATGGTAGATCGCTATCTCGCCTCCCCTGCCTACGGCGAACACATGACAAGGCACTGGCTCGATCTGGCCCGTTATGCCGACAGCAACGGCTACCAGTATGATACGGAACGCGAACAATGGATCTGGCGCGACTGGGTCATCAATGCCTATAACGAAAATAAACCGTTTGATGAATTCACGATCGAACAACTCGCGGGTGACTTATTGCCAGACGCTACGGATCAGCAACGCCTGGCAACCGGTTTTAATCGAAACCATTCAATCACCATCGAAGGTGGCATCATTGATGAAGAATATCGTACCGAATACGTGATGGATCGCCTGGTGACCACCGGTGAAGTCTGGCTGGCGCTGACTATTGGCTGTGCCCGGTGTCACGACCATAAATTTGACCCCATCTCGCAGAAGGAGTTCTATCAGTTATACGCTTTCTTCAATCAGGTCCCTGAACGAGGCATGCGCGGCTTCTCACCCAAACAACGCATCCCGTCTCCACTAGCGAGAGAGGAACAGCAGAAGTTCGCAACTCAGCTGGCGCATCTGCAGGAGGAGTTGAAGAAACCACTCGACATTGATCAGCATTTGAATCGCTGGATACAACAGCTCTCTGCGGATCCTGAACATGGCTGGACCGTGCTGGAGCCTCTGACCATGGAATCGTCCGGCGGAACCACGCTCACCCGCCTTCCCGATCAATCGATTCTGGCCAGTGGCGCCAATCCCCGACACGACGTCTATGAAATCACTGCTCAAACCAATACGACCAGTCTCACTGCAATCCGCTTGGAAGCACTCACGCATGAGTCACTGCCCGGCGGAGGACCGGGCCGGCACAGCAATTCCAACTTTGTCCTGAGCGAACTGGAACTGACAGCGGTTTCCATCAAGGATCCCTCACAAAAACAAGTCGTCAAATTCAGCAAGGCCATTGCCGACTATTCGCAGAATCAATACGAAATTGCACACGTCATTGACGGCAGTGTATCCGGTAACAACGGCTGGGCTGTTGACGGACCGTCCCGCAAACTACCAGCAACGGCCATGCTGATCGCGGAGTCTCCGTTCGGATTTGCAGGAGGTACCGAATTACAGTTCCGTCTGCGGCACGAAGCCAACTTTGCCACTCATGGAGTAGGACGCCCCCGCTTATCCATCACCAGTGATGTGCCCGGGAACCTGCAGTTCCATGGGATTCCCGCTGACATTCGTCAGATCGCAGCCAAACCACAACAGAACCGTACAGACAGCGAGCAAAAAAAACTGCGGGAATATTTCCTGTCCCATCACAATCCCAGACAGAAATGGGAACAACAAATCGCTGAACTCAAAAAGCAGCAGCAGGCAGCGATCCCGGAAACGATGATCATGCAGGAGATGGCTCAGCCACGGGCAACTTACCTGCTCGATCGTGGACAGTATAATGAGCCCCGCGAGCAGGTCAGCCCTGATGTTCCCGCGATCTTTCCCTCCCTGCCCGCAACAGCCCCCCGCAATCGTCTGGGATTCGCCAGGTGGCTTGTTCACCCGGAGCATCCCCTGACCGCGCGTGTTGCGGTGAATCGTTACTGGCAGCGAGTCTTTGGACTGGGACTGGTCAAAACTGCGGAAGATTTTGGCGTGCAGGGGGAATTTCCCAGTCACCCCGAGTTACTGGACTGGCTGGCCCTGGAATTCATTCGCAGCGGCTGGGATATCAAACAGATGCAGCGGTTGATTTTGAATTCAGCGACCTATCAGCAAACGTCACACGTCGGCCCCGATTTGTATATACGGGATCCGGAAAATCGACTGCTGGCCCGCGGCCCACGCATGCGGCTGGCTGCTGAGGAGATTCGAGATGCCACGTTACGGGCCAGCGGCTTACTCGTTGAACAGGTCGGTGGAAAAAGCGTCTATCCCTATCAACCTGCAGGACTCTGGCTGGAATTAAATAACCGCCCGAATTATTCCAAAGAATATCCACAGGGAACAGGCGAAGACCTTTACCGACGCAGCCTTTATACTTTCTGGAAACGAACCGTCCCGTCTCCCATGCTCAAAACACTTGATGCCCCGGGACGGGAATTCTGCACCATTCGCCGCTCTCGAACCAATACGCCACTACAGGCATTACTCCTGTTAAACGGTCCCCAGTTCGTCGAAGCGGCTCGAAAACTGGCCGAGCGGATGTTGTCTGAAGGGGGCCAGTCCGTTGACCAGCAAATTCAATATGGTTTCCGCCTGGTCACTGCGCGACACCCCACTGCTGCTGAACTGACTCTCTTCCGCTCAGCTTATGAAGCTGACCTGATGTTCTACGCCAGAAATCAGCCGGCGACACAACGTTTACTAAAGGTTGGCGACTCTCCCTCGAACTCCAGCTTACCCCAGACAGAACTGGCAGCCTGCACCAATCTGGCTCGCTTGTTCCTGAATCTGGATGAAACGATTACGAAAGAATAA
- a CDS encoding DUF1501 domain-containing protein — protein sequence MLTIASGNQHRFCDGVSRRNFLQIGALGMGGLSLPQILRAQDLSGKQDSHKSVIMVFLSGGPPHQDWFDLKPEAPAEIRGPREPIATNVSGIEVCELMPRLSRMADQFAFIRSIVGAEGRHAAFQCMTGRKSNRQPQGGWPSLGSTISKLQGPADPAVPAFIGLSPKMRHSPWSDAGQPGFLGVAHAPFKPTAEGKADMVLNGVNAERLDDRKSLLASLDNMRRQAEVIEEMQGIDAYTKQAFGILTSSRLAQALDLSQEDPRLRDRYGRGSTKPAGYGDAGPLLNDYFLMARRLVEVGVRCVTLAYGRWDWHGKPHGTIFEHEEEHFPMLDQGLTALLEDLRNRGMDKDVSVVVWGEFGRTPRISPKVGRDHWPKVSCAMLAGGGMKTGQVIGSTNRFAEHVEDRPVGFNEVFATLYHNLGIDVNTVTVTDLSGRPTYLVDPAQPIQELV from the coding sequence ATGTTAACTATTGCCAGTGGTAATCAGCATCGTTTTTGTGATGGCGTTTCGCGACGGAATTTTCTGCAGATTGGTGCTCTGGGAATGGGAGGCCTGTCTCTGCCACAAATATTGAGGGCACAGGATCTTTCCGGAAAACAGGATTCCCATAAATCAGTTATCATGGTTTTCTTGTCAGGAGGCCCACCCCATCAGGATTGGTTTGATCTAAAACCGGAAGCCCCGGCAGAAATCCGGGGACCTCGGGAGCCCATCGCGACCAACGTGTCCGGCATCGAGGTTTGTGAATTAATGCCTCGTTTGTCACGCATGGCTGATCAGTTTGCATTTATAAGATCAATTGTAGGTGCCGAAGGGCGACATGCTGCATTCCAGTGTATGACTGGCAGAAAGTCGAATCGCCAGCCACAGGGAGGCTGGCCCTCTCTGGGATCGACGATTTCTAAATTGCAGGGACCGGCCGATCCCGCCGTACCGGCTTTTATCGGTCTCTCACCGAAAATGCGTCATTCACCCTGGTCGGATGCAGGGCAGCCCGGTTTTCTGGGAGTTGCGCATGCCCCATTCAAGCCAACTGCAGAGGGAAAGGCTGACATGGTGCTCAATGGTGTGAATGCGGAACGTCTGGATGACCGTAAATCGTTGTTAGCGTCACTCGACAACATGCGTCGCCAGGCGGAAGTGATCGAAGAGATGCAGGGGATTGATGCCTATACAAAACAGGCATTTGGAATTCTCACCTCCAGCAGACTGGCGCAGGCACTGGACCTTTCGCAAGAAGATCCCAGGTTACGCGATCGTTATGGGAGAGGTTCAACTAAACCTGCCGGCTATGGGGATGCCGGGCCTTTATTGAATGATTATTTTCTCATGGCGCGGCGTCTGGTCGAGGTAGGAGTGCGTTGTGTCACTCTGGCCTATGGACGCTGGGACTGGCACGGTAAACCTCATGGAACCATTTTCGAGCATGAGGAAGAACATTTTCCGATGCTCGACCAGGGATTGACCGCATTACTGGAGGATCTACGCAACCGGGGGATGGATAAGGATGTGTCAGTGGTCGTTTGGGGAGAATTTGGCCGTACCCCCCGAATCAGTCCCAAGGTCGGACGTGACCATTGGCCGAAAGTTTCATGTGCCATGCTTGCAGGCGGAGGGATGAAAACCGGTCAGGTGATCGGTTCGACGAATCGTTTCGCAGAACATGTCGAAGATCGTCCGGTTGGTTTTAACGAAGTATTTGCCACGTTGTATCATAATCTGGGGATTGACGTGAATACCGTTACCGTCACGGATCTATCAGGACGTCCAACCTATCTGGTCGATCCCGCTCAGCCGATTCAAGAGTTGGTTTAA
- a CDS encoding neutral/alkaline non-lysosomal ceramidase N-terminal domain-containing protein produces the protein MIFRALLLSLLIPVIAHAEAEPQGVFRAGAAVSNITPFLGTDLIGGFNPRGSIHIHDDLFARCLVLDDGSTQLAIVIIDNVKFPTEIHLPTKQRIQQTSGLPPENVLIAATHTHSAPSLRGTSYLKLNEPLDEYQQFVIRRIADGVQRAINNLEPARIGWGTGTLPQHVFNRRWLLKQEQSVTSPFGEEERVATNPGGLLSQIEKPAGPVNPGVYVLSVRSQAGHPIALLANYWLHYVGGVGTGHISADYFGVFARELNRLHAVPGQDPPFVGILSNGASGDVNNNDYAHYNQPGRKRYARYEKMQEVASDLTREVMRVEKNISYRDWVPLGAAAQTMTLNRRRPSMAQVWRARDLIQNAPPIAEQDRDLSRRMVFARRALEAELWPETAEAYVQALRIGDLGLAALPFETFVEIGFEIQEQSPFKQTFVFGLANGDLGYLPTPRQHELGGYETWLTVSHAEVSASPKLVKKLTALLGRLHKEPHIPNPTANGQ, from the coding sequence ATGATTTTCCGAGCCCTGCTCCTGTCACTGTTAATTCCCGTTATCGCTCATGCCGAAGCAGAACCGCAGGGAGTATTTCGTGCGGGCGCAGCGGTGAGTAATATCACTCCGTTTCTGGGGACAGATCTGATTGGAGGCTTTAATCCCCGAGGTTCGATCCATATCCACGACGACCTCTTTGCACGCTGTCTCGTTCTGGACGACGGTTCGACTCAACTGGCAATCGTCATCATCGACAATGTCAAATTCCCTACGGAAATTCATTTACCAACCAAACAACGGATCCAGCAGACTTCGGGCCTGCCTCCGGAGAACGTCCTGATTGCCGCAACACACACCCACTCGGCCCCCAGTCTACGCGGGACCAGTTACCTTAAGCTCAATGAACCGCTGGATGAATACCAGCAGTTTGTGATCCGCCGGATTGCCGATGGTGTGCAACGCGCCATCAATAACCTGGAACCGGCACGCATTGGCTGGGGAACCGGCACATTGCCCCAACACGTTTTCAACCGTCGCTGGCTGTTGAAACAGGAGCAGAGTGTGACCAGTCCATTTGGTGAGGAAGAACGCGTTGCCACAAATCCGGGAGGACTGCTCTCCCAAATTGAAAAACCCGCGGGACCGGTCAATCCAGGGGTATATGTATTATCCGTGCGTTCCCAGGCCGGTCATCCTATTGCATTATTAGCAAACTATTGGCTGCACTATGTGGGCGGTGTAGGGACAGGACATATTTCCGCGGATTATTTCGGGGTCTTTGCCAGGGAACTGAACCGGTTACATGCCGTACCCGGGCAGGATCCGCCCTTCGTGGGAATTCTGAGTAATGGCGCCAGTGGCGATGTGAATAATAATGATTATGCGCATTACAATCAGCCGGGACGGAAACGATATGCACGCTATGAAAAAATGCAGGAAGTCGCCTCGGACCTGACTCGTGAGGTGATGCGAGTCGAAAAAAACATTTCGTATCGCGACTGGGTACCACTGGGTGCTGCAGCACAGACGATGACACTCAACCGCCGCCGTCCGTCAATGGCCCAGGTCTGGCGCGCCAGAGACTTGATCCAAAACGCACCGCCGATCGCAGAACAGGACCGAGATCTGTCCCGTCGCATGGTGTTTGCACGCCGTGCACTCGAAGCAGAGCTCTGGCCCGAAACTGCGGAGGCTTACGTCCAGGCACTGCGAATTGGTGATCTGGGTCTGGCAGCTTTGCCATTTGAAACTTTTGTTGAAATCGGTTTCGAGATTCAGGAACAGAGCCCTTTCAAGCAGACTTTCGTTTTCGGTCTGGCGAATGGTGATCTCGGCTATCTGCCGACTCCACGTCAACATGAACTGGGTGGTTACGAGACCTGGCTGACAGTCTCTCATGCCGAAGTCAGCGCCTCTCCCAAACTGGTCAAGAAGCTGACAGCACTGCTGGGCCGACTGCATAAGGAACCTCACATTCCCAACCCCACAGCGAATGGCCAATGA
- a CDS encoding LysR family transcriptional regulator produces MDWLNYHHLQSFWLVAREGSVRGASEILHVSPSSVSTQIRQLEQAFGVSLVKKQGRGLVLTETGAQVAEYASEIFSTGRELMELIKGKPIGKPLELRVGIRDMMPKLVAFQLLQPALMLDEPIRLVCTEAEMPRLVADLAIHKIDVILTDTALDPVYKVKAFSHRLGESDVVIMGTKELAQKYSRNFPASLDGAPFLLPTDESVLRHAMDQWFRDLHLTPVIKGEFADSAMLKIAGRNGLGLFAIPVQIQKDVSDIYGLHTVGLANGVKEQFYAVSVERKLKHPAVIAICENPLQNCL; encoded by the coding sequence ATGGACTGGCTGAATTACCATCACTTACAAAGTTTCTGGCTTGTCGCACGAGAAGGGAGTGTTCGTGGTGCCAGTGAGATCCTGCATGTCTCGCCCTCCAGCGTTAGCACCCAAATCAGACAACTGGAGCAGGCCTTTGGAGTTTCTCTGGTCAAAAAGCAGGGCCGTGGGCTGGTACTCACTGAAACTGGTGCTCAGGTTGCTGAGTATGCCTCAGAAATTTTCTCAACAGGTCGAGAGCTGATGGAGCTCATCAAAGGGAAACCAATCGGAAAACCCCTGGAACTCCGGGTGGGAATCCGCGACATGATGCCGAAACTAGTAGCATTCCAGCTTCTGCAGCCTGCCCTCATGCTTGATGAACCGATCCGTCTCGTTTGCACAGAAGCCGAAATGCCGCGCCTGGTTGCAGATCTGGCCATTCACAAGATCGATGTCATTCTGACTGACACCGCACTCGATCCTGTTTACAAGGTAAAAGCGTTCTCTCACCGTTTGGGGGAGTCAGACGTAGTGATCATGGGTACGAAGGAACTTGCTCAAAAATATTCCCGGAATTTCCCTGCCTCGCTCGATGGTGCCCCTTTCCTGCTGCCCACAGATGAGAGTGTCCTACGCCATGCAATGGATCAGTGGTTCCGTGACCTGCACCTGACCCCGGTTATCAAAGGAGAGTTTGCAGACAGTGCGATGTTGAAGATTGCAGGCCGCAATGGATTGGGACTGTTTGCAATCCCTGTCCAGATCCAGAAAGATGTTTCTGATATTTATGGCTTACACACAGTTGGTCTGGCAAATGGTGTCAAAGAACAATTTTACGCAGTCTCTGTAGAAAGAAAACTCAAACATCCAGCTGTGATCGCGATCTGTGAAAATCCCCTGCAAAACTGCCTGTGA
- a CDS encoding DUF1559 domain-containing protein, with product MLPQSSVSHQRHGFTLIELLVVIAIIAILIALLLPAVQQAREAARRTQCKNNLKQIGLALHNYEESHGVFPPGFVSIPTGPWPGGGNDPVPEIGPGWSFFTMLLPFMDQANLSEQIDFNLPIINSINAPARSSTVTAYLCPSDTTPLRISAYPASLNINDLAACSYIGSLGGADPANTSGYSAMYEQQPFNGMFHRNSAVRMRDITDGSSNTIGIGERQSAFVPNGWAGVIPTAQTVFSQQVATQRGQAVGDTARPAITMALVHVRSGGPNSPTGSPGGYNSPHTGGAHFLLMDGSVRMIGENVDINVFRWLAARNDGQVIGGDSF from the coding sequence ATGCTCCCCCAGTCTTCAGTTTCTCACCAACGACATGGCTTCACATTGATTGAACTCCTGGTTGTGATCGCAATCATTGCGATCCTGATCGCGCTGCTTTTGCCTGCAGTCCAGCAGGCCCGCGAGGCGGCCCGACGGACACAATGTAAAAATAATCTAAAGCAAATCGGGTTGGCACTCCATAATTATGAAGAATCCCACGGCGTGTTTCCGCCCGGCTTCGTGAGTATTCCAACAGGCCCCTGGCCAGGTGGTGGTAATGATCCGGTACCCGAAATCGGCCCCGGCTGGAGTTTTTTTACCATGCTCCTGCCGTTTATGGATCAGGCAAATCTCTCGGAACAGATCGATTTCAATCTTCCAATTATCAACAGTATTAACGCTCCAGCACGGAGTTCGACGGTAACTGCCTACCTCTGCCCGAGTGACACGACTCCACTGCGAATCAGCGCATATCCAGCATCATTGAATATCAATGACCTGGCAGCCTGCAGTTACATTGGCTCGCTTGGAGGTGCCGATCCCGCGAATACTTCAGGCTACAGTGCCATGTATGAGCAACAACCCTTTAATGGCATGTTCCATCGCAATTCCGCTGTCCGGATGCGCGACATTACTGATGGAAGTTCGAACACGATAGGAATTGGCGAAAGGCAAAGTGCATTTGTCCCTAACGGCTGGGCTGGGGTAATTCCCACAGCGCAGACCGTATTTTCTCAACAAGTCGCCACACAGCGTGGGCAGGCGGTGGGTGACACGGCACGGCCCGCGATAACGATGGCGCTCGTTCACGTTCGATCTGGTGGCCCTAATTCTCCCACCGGTAGTCCAGGCGGTTACAACAGTCCTCACACAGGCGGAGCACATTTTCTGCTAATGGATGGTAGCGTGAGAATGATTGGTGAAAACGTCGATATCAATGTCTTCCGCTGGCTGGCAGCCCGAAATGACGGCCAGGTGATCGGTGGTGATTCATTCTAA